The genomic DNA gcaccaaccccagcccGGATCCAAGGGCAGAGTCACCCAGTTCACGCTCGGCCAGCGCAGGGCGGGCAATCTCCTCTTCAAGTTCAGAGTCAAATTCAGGGCCAAGTCCAAGGGCAAGTCCAGGCCCAGAGTCAGGGGCAAAAACCGGTTCCAGGACAGGGGCAGGCTCAGAGCCAGGCACCAAATCAGCAGACACCGGTTCAGCAGACCCAGGGACAGTACCAGCCTCGTCCACAGGTTGCGGTTTCGGCTCAGCAGGTTCAGCAACACGCGCAACAGCCCTCACCGCAGCAggcccagcagcaggcgCTACAGCAGACTCAACAACatgctcaacagcagcctcgTACTCAGCCAACACAGGCCCAACCGGTTCAAGCTTACCAAACCCAGGCGCAGCAAGCCCGTGTTCAGCAACAGTCGACTCCTCAGCAGACAGCTCGACAACAACCAGTCCAGCATCAGCCTATTCAGCAAGTTGCTCAACCGTCCGTCCAGCCGTCTCTCATTCAGCAAGCCCATGTCCAACAGCCACAGGCTCAGCATGCCCAAGCTTCGCCGGCACAAGCTCAACAGCCTCCGACGCAGCAGATCCAGGCTCAGCAACCGCTTGTGCAGCAAGCTTATGCTCAGAGCTCCTATGCCAGGCCCACTACTCCGGCTCAGGCTGCTCAAATGTCGCGGGCCCAAGCTCGCCCACAAGTGCAGCCCCAGGGTCCCGTCCAGGCTCCAAGTCAAGCTTCCGGTGCATCGCCGGCCCCTTCTCCAGCACAAAAGCCTGTGCCAGGCCCAGCTCAGGTGTCAGCCCCTCGAGTTCCTtcgcccaccacccaagctCAGCCAAGTCAGGCTGTGGTCCCTTCCATCCAGAATGCTGCTCCGCTTCAAAACCAAATGCCTGCTCAGACCCAAGCATCTGCCCAGCAGCCTTTGTCTACCACTCAATCTCAACCTTCAAAACCTTGGGGTCCAGCGGTCCCTAGCCCACCCGCGGCCCAATCGAACAAGCCATCCCCTCAGCTCTCTTCGCAGGCGGCTCCTTCTGCTGCCTCCAAGGTCTCGATCCCGGCTCCGACAGTCACGGCgccatcagcatcaccaagtcCAATTCAGCGTCTTGCTCCAACGCCCGGCATGATCCCTCTGCCGCCAAAGCCCCCGGCTCCGGTTGCTACACCGCCCCCTCAAGcatctgctgcttctgcggATTCTGTTTCTAGTgctgctccagcttccagctcggcagcagcatacatccctccaccaccgacaccaacaccgccggcGACGTGATTCTTCTTTCtagtttttgtttttggagtTTAGGCGTCCAAAGGACGACTGGTTCAGCAAGCGTATGTCCAAACAGGTTTGCAAGGCTTACCTTTTATGGGAGAACATGGGGTATACCAAGGTTATGCATAGTTATGGGTGGGATAAAAGGAATGGTTATAATGGCAACTGGCTTTGAAATATCCGGGGGTGCGCAGGACGTGCAGGTTTTTTATTTTACGGTTTTGAAGTTGATATTGTGGTTTTTAcaaggttggagaggtttgTAAAAGGAGAGGGCATGAATGCAGCGAAGTGTATATGTGTTATCTACGAGTTGACAGAGAGGAGCGGGTGGAATTCACGTGATGATTGTTGTATTCTGAGAATAAATGCTGAAAGAATTGCAAATGTGATAACAGATACTGCCCCTGTGAGAATGGTGTATGCCCATCTCCTTcaagggggttagggttatataCGGTCCAATTCTGCTGCCCCCACTCTTGATAGCAGCCTCAATTCATCCATCATTCAGACACCTTGATGGGCCCATCGACTGGCACTCCTTCACTCACTTCACCTGCTCCTCACTTTCtctcaactcctcctcctcttatCTTTCGCACAACTTTAACCTAGctcccattcccaccatcatcaatgtCCCGCACAATCTAAGTCACCAACCAATCtttttgtattttttttattcacAACAATGGCAGCGAAACCGGGGAattccctccccaaaaacctcctctcGTCTCCGTTCCTGGGAGAACTCATCGCCAAGAGGTCGGTGTATGTCAAGGTCCGGCCTGCCCCGCAGAGTTTGACGCACCGGAGGGCGAttttgagggtgttgaggcaGCACGGGAGGATAGAGGTTTTTAAGAGCTTGGGTGTAAGATCCCTCTGTCCTCCACTCTTTTCACGAACCATCTGTTTTTATATTTGATGTATCAATGACTTTTTATGGGATCAGTTATTGTCTTCTTGGatcaccttttttttttaatggATTAATCTTTTGCATGAATTAGTTATTGTTTATGCATCAGTcctattctttttttttttcctcttttttttcctttttctttttttctttctttttttttttttttttttggagggagTTGGAATTTTAATTACTTGAGTGATCGGTGATGGATATTAACGCAAAGATAGGAACCACACTCCTTCATCTCTGTAGCCTCGGACTCTGCAACAGCCAGCAACTTGATCCTGAAGGCGCCGCTCGAGGTGGCTTTTGCTTctgccccttccccaccaccatcagggACACAAACTGAGGAAGAACAACAAGGGGAAAAGTTCCTGGTTGACATCTTTGAGGCCGGGGGTTACAACCACAAGAGATTTGCCTCCCATCTCTCGCCTCTGGCAGGGCCCTGGAAGAACATCACTGCTTACCCCGGGGATTTGGCGACTACGGTTACGGTGCCTGGGTTGActgatggcgatggggaTAAAAGAGAGGTGcatgaggatgaggggctGCTGAAGAGTTTTATGAGGAGGCATTTGGGGGGGTACAAGGGGGATaatgggtggaggggaatgacggattgggaggggggtgggcaggATGGGGGGGGAGTAtagggaggatggggagacttttgaggggggggtggaggggcgggtgatgaggggggtggtggggggggggggtatgggggttggttagggggggggaggttagtggggagggagaggagggggggaggaaagaggaggggggagaggaaagaaaaaaggaaagagatGGAGAAAGTAAAAGTTAGGAGGATtgttagtggtggtggtggagaggtgttGCCTCAAAAGGGTGAGGTTGCGAggcaggagaaggtggaggaggggaggaggtggacggtgaaggagaggagtgggcttgtgggaggggtgaaGCGGTGGGTGTGATGTTTGGAGGTTGGATAGGGGCTGTGGGATGTGTGTGATATCTGGGAGTTGGGTGTTTATTGTTTATGGTAATGTTTGTATTCAGAAGAGCTGCATGTAGAAAGATGGCATTGGTGGTGATAAATTGTAATCAACAGAAGGGTATCTGATTTCTGGACATCCCTCAGCAACTAGGTATTTGAGCTTGGATGATGTGGTGCGAATCTTGCCAACCGAAAATACTTTTACATCTGGTCCAAACTGTCTAGGTACATCACCCATCTAAAGCTTTCGGCATCTTTTGTCTGAACTTTGAGTACAAGCAAACCCCTGAGCTTCTGTTGTCTGTTCTCTAAGCATTTACTATCATCCATCGAAGCTCAGAGATGGCTGTCAAAATAACTCCCCCGGTGGACAACCGAgtcctttccttttttttttttttttttacctgTCTCTTTTATGATGATCTCTTTCTCTTATGTATCATTGATGTCCCATGCTCAGAACCTCTGTTGTGTTGTGCACGGGGTGGTGATCCTCTCTTATGCCCCATATTGGCGTGGTAGTATCACAGCACAGAAAAAGGGCCGCTGGTCTAGTGGTATGATTCTCGCTTAGGGTTCACCCTGATGTTTACAAAGTCAATCTTCCTTTCAGAAGAAAGCTTGCGAGAGGTCCCGGGTTCAATCCCCGGGTGGCCCcaatttcttttctctttttgccATTTTTTGGTATCAATGTGACTCCACAGGTTGCAGCGGGGCCGGGGGGTTATGACGGTGGGAAGGATTGGGCTGCATGTCAAGATGGGAGAAATGTTGCCTTGTTGGGGGGCacgatgggaaggggaattGGTAGGTGACATTGGAGAAATTTAGATAGGGTTTCCAACGGGAGGGGAACTTGGGGTGagtcttggtgatgagtctgggtgatggtgggccTCAAGGATTGGATTTCTTAGGCCCTTAACTGTAGATACTCTTCTAAACTGGAGGTGTGATCgttctctttttcttcatctccaaGTCCTAGCTCAACAGTCGAGCCAGTTGGCGCTGGACCTTTCATCAAAGACAAAATCCCCCTCGTCCaatccaaaacaaaaacatgaCGGTACCTGGAAAGACATGAAATCCCAGCCGTGCCGCCTCCCTATGGACCtacaaccccccccttcctgacctacaacaacaaaaacgagacgagaaaaaaaaaacacaaaggATTGACAATTTGTCAATTGTAGCCGAAGAGAATGGAGTGTGTCGAGGGGGGAAAAGACAAAGGGAACTATAGGTTtctttgtttgttttggaaAATAGGTGCCCCATCGGGCATACATGCACATAATAATACATACGAAATGGCTTCTTGCTCGGGAGGCCGGCACAGAAGAGGGGGAACTTTCCCTATGGCTACCTATGGACTGCATCTGAGTTGGTTGGGCGAGGAGCAGTTGAGTTGAAGCAAAGTTGCAAACTTGCACTGATGATCAAAATGCTACTAGAGACACAACAGACGACGACCAAACGCGAGGCTGCATAGCAACTCACCGAACCAATTGAACCCGATGGTGTGGTAAGTCCGAGTCGGCCGTCTTACGAGGGCGGCCATCACTGAGGCCCAAGAGGCCCAAAGAGCATCTCATCTGCAGACGGTGTCATTAAGCGCGGGGCCTCCCTCTTGTCTCCCAACGAACGGCAGATGGACGCAGATCGTCATCACGATTCGCAGAGGCAACTGCTTTGCTTTGACAGCTCTGACAACGCAGCGGTGTGGGGTTAAAACGTTTGGACCCCAACATCTGGAGCCGAAGGAGGTGTGCTCCAGCTCTCCAGACGGACACGATGCTTCGCCGCAGTGGTAGTGTACACTATATAGTAGGTcctgcaaaaaaaaaatagaaaatagACTGAGACATGGCTGGGCTGGACGTGCAGATCGTTGAGTAGAGTTAGAGATATCCGTAGGGCTGTGTGTGGTCGGCAGTGTGGTAGGTAGTGGTGTATTGTCATCAGTCGATTCCCGCGTCGCGGCATGCAGATGGGATGCATGAAGAAGGTGTCCAGAGGGCCGCACTGTGACGGTACACGACACCAGTGCCCGGCGATCGGCTGGacaggaggagcttgacTGAAGCTTGGCTGCCTCGTCTGACGGTTTTGACACATGCAGTCTGATCTGGCTGTCACGGGCAATATCGCCAAAGCAGTGCCGAAAGTGAGAAGAGCTTGGAAGAGCTTGGACCGGCTGGCCAAACCGCGGGGATCTCTCTTAAGGTCCATTTCCCAGCGCCGGAAAGCGGCACGCCGTCTCAGCCCGCCGATTGGTGCGGTGGCCGGACCCAGTGCCGAAAGAGTCCCGTGCGGCCCCCACATCATGAGATGAACCTCTCACAGTGTCGGGTGCTGAGGTGGCCCAAGGGTCTGGTTGATATTAAAAACCTTCACTGGTGGGACTTGAAACAATGCCGACGGGGGTGTCGTGCAATGGGCGGTCGGGTGAAATGCAAACATGTTGTGTTGTATCTTCAACAATGTTGCATGAAACGGAGCCCTCTGCCGGCGCGGTTTCCGAAGCAATTTGTCGTTCACAGATGCAACTAACAAAGATAAGGAAACGGGCGCTGACACTTGTCTTACTCATATGAGCTTGACCCTTGTGACCGCCCGCCCCAGGGGCCCGGGGCGCTGGAACGCCACAGTGCACATGCACCGTCTGGGCCTTCTCGATTGGATGCCAGTGCCAGGGATCAGGAGTTGacctccccaacagcagTGCAACCTTAGCCCGGAGCAAATCCAACGGGCCGGCATCCTGCTTGACTGACGGCTGACATGCTCGAACCGGCAGCTGCTCCAGACCCGGCCCATGGCTCCCAAGAGCCCAATTTCAACACTACCTGGTCTAGTTTCCTACACTAGCAGTTCAAGCCGAACCCGAGGGCATTCGACGGCATCTCAATTCCTTCCGTCGTCCGGCATCTCGGTGAAGCGTATCAAGTAAAGCAGGAATCAATCGATTGACCAAGTCAGTCAACAGTCAACAGAGAGAAAGGATCAAGGCGCAGCAATCATTTCATTCAACTTTGTTGAACTCGGTGTGGCGATTCAAAGAGGTTAGCGTGGGTTTTGACTGGTCAACGCACGCCGCGCGCTTCCTCTTCAATCACCTCCCAGCTCTCTCCGACGGCTTGGGTCACCCGCACGTCTTTAGTCAGGTCTCCAGACAGTGCGAGCCCACCCAGCGCAAAGGTGGGCCTACAGCAGACAACTCAACCAATCACCAAGCTCGAGGCCGCTAGCGTACCGCGGGCTTGTTTCCTGGGAAAACCGCTCGCCACCTGACACCAGCAGCATCCCAAGCCGACACCTTGCTCAACCCGGCCTAGGGCTCTCTTTTTGTGTGTTTGAGCAGCTGATGAGACAgctccttttttcttcctgtctttgtcttcttctcgagTCCTTCAGCCAGTCAGTCAGTGTATAGTCTGCATGATTGATCGCAGCcgacatctcctccatccaccGTCTGCTGCCAAGTCCCCGACCACGAGAGCC from Podospora pseudoanserina strain CBS 124.78 chromosome 2, whole genome shotgun sequence includes the following:
- a CDS encoding hypothetical protein (EggNog:ENOG503P7NR), producing the protein MAAKPGNSLPKNLLSSPFLGELIAKRSVYVKVRPAPQSLTHRRAILRVLRQHGRIEVFKSLGEPHSFISVASDSATASNLILKAPLEVAFASAPSPPPSGTQTEEEQQGEKFLVDIFEAGGYNHKRFASHLSPLAGPWKNITAYPGDLATTVTVPGLTDGDGDKREVHEDEGLLKSFMRRHLGGYKGDNGWRGMTDWEGGGQDGGGV